The sequence ATCCTTTGTATTTAGCATTCCTCTGAGTCCTCTAAGTTTCTCATGAGTCAGAACACATTCTACCAACCATTTTCCAAGACCGTTTCCTCTGAATTCTTCCAAAACAAACAGATCTGCGAGATAGTACATGGTAGCGAAATCGCTTATCACTCTCGCAAATCCAATCTGTTCAATATTTAGAAACAGAGAGAAACAGAGAGAATTATCAATAGATCTATCAATCTGCTGCTCGGTTCGATTCTTCCCCCAGTATGAATTATCAAGAATAAAGCGTTTGACAAGATCTCTGCGAACCATCTCTTTATTGTCTGTTACTACATAATTACCTTTCCGAATTTCCATCTGGACCTCCATCGACATATCTAGTAGAGTATTATTATTATATGAGGGAGATTGTTGCAAAAACAGTCATTTCACCTTTTCGGGAGCGATCCACCAGA comes from Mesotoga infera and encodes:
- a CDS encoding N-acetyltransferase, yielding MEVQMEIRKGNYVVTDNKEMVRRDLVKRFILDNSYWGKNRTEQQIDRSIDNSLCFSLFLNIEQIGFARVISDFATMYYLADLFVLEEFRGNGLGKWLVECVLTHEKLRGLRGMLNTKDAHSLYEKFGFSVAEPQRTMIRLP